The Butyricimonas faecalis genomic sequence TACATGAAACTGTCGGACGGAAGCATTCCGGCCACCAAGCCCGGCAAACGCTATTGCCTTTACCGTGACGAACTGGACAGATGGCTGGAATCCTCCCGCAAGAATCCCGTACCCCTGTCCGATGAGGAACTCAGCGAGTCCATGTCCTCCTCCCACCGCCGCAAGCCCGGTCAACGTAACTGGTAAGAGCCATGGAAGAGGACAAGAACTATATTAGCATGATACATGGCGACCTGACGAGGGCAGCCCAGATGCAGAACGGTATGCCGGAAAATATCGGTGTAATGAGCATAAAGACCGCCAACCGGACCATACTCGAAGCATCACAGCTGCCCACGCCCCGTGCGTTGTGGGACAGCTTCTGGTACGAGGGGGAACTGTCCTGCCTCTTTGCAGATTCCAACGTGGGGAAATCCATCCTTGCCGTCCAGATAGCCGACCGTATAGCACGGACTGACAACGTGCTTTATCTGGACTTTGAACTCTCTGAAAAGCAGTTCCAGCTCCGCTATACCGACGAGTACGGAAAGCCTTACATTTTTCCCGAAAGGCTGTACCGGGTATCGCTTGACTGCGACGCCCTTCTCGATGCCGACTTTGAAGGGACGATCATCGGCAGCATCGAACAGATGGCACAGCAGACCCGCTGCAGGATCTTCATCGTTGACAACCTTACTTACCTGTGCTGTGCCATGGAGAAAGGCGATGCGGCGGGACGGCTGATGATACAGCTCAACAATCTCAAAAAGAGATACGGGCTTTCCATCCTAGTCCTGGCACACACCCCAAAGCGTTCACTGGACTGTCCCATCACGTCCAACGACCTTGCCGGAAGCAAGCGGCTCTACAATTTCTTTGACAGCGTGTTTGTCATCGGGAAAAGCGCACTGGACGGGGGACTACGCTATGTGAAGCAGCTCAAGGTCCGTTACGGGACATTCTCGTACGATGCCGACAATGTGATTGTCTATGAGATTGAGAAAACGGACGCCTTCCTGCAATTCGTGTTCAGGGGCTATTCAACCGAAAAGGAACACCTGAAGAAACCGGGTGACAACGAATCGGGACAAAGGGATTGCCTTATCCTGCAACTGTCCCAATCAGGGAAGTCAGTCCGGGAGATAGCCTCGCAGGTCAATTGCGGCAAGTCCACCGTCAGCCGGATAATCCAGCGCAGCAAGGAGGACAGGAACGCGGCCGTCCCGGGTGTCCCGCTGTCCCGTCCCAAGGAGAACGGGACAATGGGACAGGTGGGACAGCATGGGACAGATGGGACAAGCGGGACAGCAGGAGAAGCAAGGCAGGCGGATCTGTTTGCAGGACATGAAAAGGAGGACAAGCCATGAAAAAGCAGCCTGCACACGGCTGTATGACAGCCGACCGTATCATTTACAGGACATGGGAGCATACAAACCGGGCCCTGATTTTCCAGAGTGTCCCGGGGTGTCCCAAGTGTCCCACTGTCCCAGCCTTTAGGGGGCGGGACAGTGGGACAACGGGACAAACAGTAGAAAACCAATCATCAAAAAAAGTCATGAGCAACTATTCATTACAGAAATATAAAGGAACGTCAACACGGCATACCTGTCCGAATTGCGGGGACAGACGTTCCTTTGCCTACTACGTGGACGAAAGCGGTACGCCCCTTCACCCGTCAGTCGGCAGATGCAACCACGAAAGCGGCTGCGGGTATCATTATACGCCCAGACAGTATTTTCACGACCACCCCGAATGCCGGACCGCCGGTGATTTCTCTTCCGGCAGGCAATGTATGGCGCAGAAGCCCAAGCAACCGCTGCAACAGACAGCCATCGGTTACATACCGCCACACTATGTGGAGAAATCGCAGAGCTTGCATAGCAACTTCTGCCGTTTCCTTTCAGTACTGCTTGATTCCTATTACGGCAGCAAGGCAAAGGAAGTGCTGGAACGGTTGATGGAGGATTACCGTCTGGGAGCTACCCGTGACGGTGCGGTCATCTTCTGGCAGATTGACCGGGAGAACAAGGTACGGACAGGCAAGGTGATGCAGTACAATCCCGGGGACGGACACCGTGTAAAGGACGGACAGACATCGGCAGTGAACTGGATACACAGCATACTGAAAAGGCAACGGGTACTGGCGGAGGGATGGCAGCTTTCCCAATGCCTTTTCGGGGAACACCTGTTGAGTGTCTATCCTGACAAGGTGGCGGTTCTGGTGGAATCCGAGAAGAGTGCCGTTATCGGTTCCGCCCTCTTCCCCGGCTATGTATGGCTGGCGGCAGGAGGCAAAAGCCAGTTGCGGGAGGAAAAGCTCCGTGTGCTGACCGGGCGGACCGTGCTTCTCTTTCCGGATGCCGATGCCTATGCCGAATGGAAAGAGCGTGCCGAC encodes the following:
- a CDS encoding DUF6371 domain-containing protein, whose translation is MSNYSLQKYKGTSTRHTCPNCGDRRSFAYYVDESGTPLHPSVGRCNHESGCGYHYTPRQYFHDHPECRTAGDFSSGRQCMAQKPKQPLQQTAIGYIPPHYVEKSQSLHSNFCRFLSVLLDSYYGSKAKEVLERLMEDYRLGATRDGAVIFWQIDRENKVRTGKVMQYNPGDGHRVKDGQTSAVNWIHSILKRQRVLAEGWQLSQCLFGEHLLSVYPDKVAVLVESEKSAVIGSALFPGYVWLAAGGKSQLREEKLRVLTGRTVLLFPDADAYAEWKERADGMTFCKVMVSDLIEKNATPEQKAAHIDIADWIIFQIRESRINCTADHLVEAERILQRMIEKNPALQKLIDDLGLVLVGASSIGSGDGTPP
- a CDS encoding AAA family ATPase translates to MEEDKNYISMIHGDLTRAAQMQNGMPENIGVMSIKTANRTILEASQLPTPRALWDSFWYEGELSCLFADSNVGKSILAVQIADRIARTDNVLYLDFELSEKQFQLRYTDEYGKPYIFPERLYRVSLDCDALLDADFEGTIIGSIEQMAQQTRCRIFIVDNLTYLCCAMEKGDAAGRLMIQLNNLKKRYGLSILVLAHTPKRSLDCPITSNDLAGSKRLYNFFDSVFVIGKSALDGGLRYVKQLKVRYGTFSYDADNVIVYEIEKTDAFLQFVFRGYSTEKEHLKKPGDNESGQRDCLILQLSQSGKSVREIASQVNCGKSTVSRIIQRSKEDRNAAVPGVPLSRPKENGTMGQVGQHGTDGTSGTAGEARQADLFAGHEKEDKP
- a CDS encoding helix-turn-helix domain-containing protein, which encodes MEKTVITFNDLPEVVAQLRDEVMSLRSLLTEQRSVNNAKAVDTHVPMSVDEAAEYLGIPKGTLYMKLSDGSIPATKPGKRYCLYRDELDRWLESSRKNPVPLSDEELSESMSSSHRRKPGQRNW